From Juglans regia cultivar Chandler chromosome 8, Walnut 2.0, whole genome shotgun sequence, the proteins below share one genomic window:
- the LOC118349266 gene encoding probable mannitol dehydrogenase gives MEKAPEEQHPVKAFGWAARDSSGLLSPFKFSRRATGDKDVRFKVLYCGICHSDLHKIKNEWGSSKYPLVPGHEIVGEVTEVGNEVKKVKVGDKVGVGCVVGACHSCENCNNDLEIYCPQTILTYDHIYHDGTITYGGYSDTMVANERYIIRFPENLPLDASAPLLCAGITLYSPLKYYGLAEPGKHIGIVGLGGLGHVGVKFAKAFGAKVAVISTSANKKDEALGHLGADSFLNSRDQEQLQAAQGTFDGILDTVSAVHSIQPLIGLLKSHGKLVMLGAPEKPLELPVFPLLMGRKMVAGSATGGLKETQEMIDFAAKHNITADIELIPIDYLNKAMERLAKGDVRYRFVIDIGNSLASTNH, from the exons atggaGAAAGCACCCGAAGAACAGCACCCGGTGAAGGCCTTTGGATGGGCAGCTAGAGATTCTTCTGGCCTTCTCTCGCCTTTTAAATTCTCCAGAAG GGCAACCGGAGACAAGGATGTAAGGTTCAAAGTTCTTTATTGTGGGATATGCCACTCCGACCTTCACAAGATCAAAAACGAGTGGGGTAGTTCCAAATACCCACTTGTTCCTGG GCACGAAATTGTTGGGGAAGTGACAGAAGTAGGGAACGAGGTGAAGAAAGTTAAAGTGGGAGACAAAGTGGGAGTGGGATGCGTGGTTGGTGCATGCCACTCTTGCGAGAACTGCAACAATGACCTTGAAATTTACTGTCCCCAAACGATACTGACATATGATCACATATACCATGATGGCACAATTACATACGGAGGCTACTCAGACACTATGGTAGCTAATGAGCGCTACATCATTCGATTCCCTGAAAACTTACCACTCGATGCTAGTGCTCCCCTTCTTTGTGCTGGGATTACACTTTACAGtcctttaaaatattatgggttAGCGGAGCCGGGTAAACACATTGGGATTGTTGGCCTAGGTGGACTTGGTCATGTGGGTGTTAAATTTGCCAAGGCTTTCGGAGCAAAAGTGGCTGTAATTAGTACCTCCGCCAACAAGAAAGATGAAGCTCTGGGGCATCTTGGTGCTGACTCGTTCTTAAATAGTCGTGACCAAGAACAATTACAG GCTGCCCAGGGCACGTTTGATGGAATACTGGATACAGTATCTGCTGTGCATTCTATTCAGCCCTTAATTGGTCTATTAAAGTCTCATGGAAAGCTTGTTATGTTGGGTGCACCAGAGAAACCGCTTGAGCTACCAGTCTTTCCTCTACTTATGG GAAGAAAAATGGTTGCGGGGAGTGCCACTGGAGGATTGAAGGAAACACAAGAGATGATAGATTTTGCTGCAAAACATAACATCACAGCAGACATTGAGCTTATTCCAATAGACTACCTTAACAAGGCAATGGAGCGTCTTGCTAAGGGTGATGTAAGATACCGATTTGTCATTGACATTGGAAACAGCTTGGCTTCTACCAACCATTGA
- the LOC109003644 gene encoding probable mannitol dehydrogenase → MEKAPEEQHPVKAFGWAARDSSGLLSPFKFSRRATGDKDVRFKVLYCGICHSDLHKIKNEWGSSKYPLVPGHEIVGEVTEVGNEVKKVKVGDKVGVGCVVGACHSCENCNNDLEIYCPQTILTYDHIYHDGTITYGGYSDTMVANERYIIRFPENLPLDASAPLLCAGITLYSPLKYYGLAEPGKHIGIVGLGGLGHVGVKFAKAFGAKVTVISTSANKKDEALGHLGADSFLNSRDQEQLQAAQGTFDGILDTVSAVHSIQPLIGLLKSHGKLVMLGAPEKPLELPVFPLLMGRKMVAGSATGGLKETQEMIDFAAKHNITADIELIPIDYLNKAMERLAKGDVRYRFVIDIGNSLASTNH, encoded by the exons atggaGAAAGCACCCGAAGAACAGCACCCGGTGAAGGCCTTTGGATGGGCAGCTAGAGATTCTTCTGGCCTTCTCTCGCCTTTTAAATTCTCCAGAAG GGCAACCGGAGACAAGGATGTAAGGTTCAAAGTTCTTTATTGTGGGATATGCCACTCCGACCTTCACAAGATCAAAAACGAGTGGGGTAGTTCCAAATACCCACTTGTTCCTGG GCACGAAATTGTTGGGGAAGTGACAGAAGTAGGGAACGAGGTGAAGAAAGTTAAAGTGGGAGACAAAGTGGGAGTGGGATGCGTGGTTGGTGCATGCCACTCTTGCGAGAACTGCAACAATGACCTTGAAATTTACTGTCCCCAAACGATACTGACATATGATCACATATACCATGATGGCACAATTACATACGGAGGCTACTCAGACACTATGGTAGCTAATGAGCGCTACATCATTCGATTCCCTGAAAACTTACCACTCGATGCTAGTGCTCCCCTTCTTTGTGCTGGGATTACACTTTACAGTCCTTTGAAATATTATGGGTTAGCAGAGCCTGGTAAACACATTGGGATTGTTGGCCTAGGTGGACTTGGTCATGTGGGTGTTAAATTTGCCAAGGCTTTCGGAGCAAAAGTGACTGTAATTAGTACCTCCGCCAACAAGAAAGATGAAGCTCTGGGGCATCTTGGTGCTGACTCGTTCTTAAATAGTCGTGACCAAGAACAATTACAG GCTGCCCAGGGCACGTTTGATGGAATACTGGATACAGTATCTGCTGTGCATTCTATTCAGCCCTTAATTGGTCTATTAAAGTCTCATGGAAAGCTTGTTATGTTGGGTGCACCAGAGAAACCGCTTGAGCTACCAGTCTTTCCTCTACTTATGG GAAGAAAAATGGTTGCGGGGAGTGCCACTGGAGGATTGAAGGAAACACAAGAGATGATAGATTTTGCTGCAAAACATAACATCACAGCAGACATTGAGCTTATTCCAATAGACTACCTTAACAAGGCAATGGAGCGTCTTGCTAAGGGTGATGTAAGATACCGATTTGTCATTGACATTGGAAACAGCTTGGCTTCTACCAACCATTGA
- the LOC108986824 gene encoding probable mannitol dehydrogenase encodes MEKAPEEQHPVKAFGWAARDSSGLLSPFKFSRRATGDKDVRFKVLYCGICHSDLHKIKNEWGSSKYPLVPGHEIVGEVTEVGNEVKKVKVGDKVGVGCVVGACHSCENCNNDLEIYCPQTILTYDHIYRDGTITYGGYSDTMVANERYIIRFPENLPLDASAPLLCAGITLYSPLKYYGLAEPGKHIGIVGLGGLGHVGVKFAKAFGAKVTVISTSANKKDEALGHLGADSFLNSRDQEQLQAAQGTFDGILDTVSAVHSIQPLIGLLKSHGKLVMLGAPEKPLELPVFPLLMGRKMVAGSATGGLKETQEMIDFAAKHNITADIELIPIDYLNKAMERLAKGDVRYRFVIDIGNSLASTNH; translated from the exons atggaGAAAGCACCCGAAGAACAGCACCCGGTGAAGGCCTTTGGATGGGCAGCTAGAGATTCTTCTGGCCTTCTCTCGCCTTTTAAATTCTCCAGAAG GGCAACCGGAGACAAGGATGTAAGGTTCAAAGTTCTTTATTGTGGGATATGCCACTCCGACCTTCACAAGATCAAAAACGAGTGGGGTAGTTCCAAATACCCACTTGTTCCTGG GCACGAAATTGTTGGGGAAGTGACAGAAGTAGGGAACGAGGTGAAGAAAGTTAAAGTGGGAGACAAAGTGGGAGTGGGATGCGTGGTTGGTGCATGCCACTCTTGCGAGAACTGCAACAATGACCTTGAAATTTACTGTCCCCAAACGATACTGACATATGATCACATATACCGTGATGGCACAATTACATACGGAGGCTACTCAGACACTATGGTAGCTAATGAGCGCTACATCATTCGATTCCCTGAAAACTTACCACTCGATGCTAGTGCTCCCCTTCTTTGTGCTGGGATTACACTTTACAGTCCTTTGAAATATTATGGGTTAGCAGAGCCTGGTAAACACATTGGGATTGTTGGCCTAGGTGGACTTGGTCATGTGGGTGTTAAATTTGCCAAGGCTTTCGGAGCAAAAGTGACTGTAATTAGTACCTCCGCCAACAAGAAAGATGAAGCTCTGGGGCATCTTGGTGCTGACTCGTTCTTAAATAGTCGTGACCAAGAACAATTGCAG GCTGCCCAGGGCACGTTTGATGGAATACTGGATACAGTATCTGCTGTGCATTCTATTCAGCCCTTAATTGGTCTATTAAAGTCTCATGGAAAGCTTGTTATGTTGGGTGCACCAGAGAAACCGCTTGAGCTACCAGTCTTTCCTCTACTTATGG GAAGAAAAATGGTTGCGGGGAGTGCCACTGGAGGATTGAAGGAAACACAAGAGATGATAGATTTTGCTGCAAAACATAACATCACAGCAGACATTGAGCTTATTCCAATAGACTACCTTAACAAGGCAATGGAGCGTCTTGCTAAGGGTGATGTAAGATACCGATTTGTCATTGACATTGGAAACAGCTTGGCTTCTACCAACCATTGA